From one Amycolatopsis sp. FDAARGOS 1241 genomic stretch:
- the ilvD gene encoding dihydroxy-acid dehydratase, giving the protein MPHLRSRTTTHGRNAAGARSLWRATGMTDSDFGKPIVAIANSYTQFVPGHVHLKDLGEIVAEAVKEAGGIAREFHTIAVDDGIAMGHSGMLYSLPSREIIADSVEYMVNAHQADALVCISNCDKITPGMLNAAMRLNIPTVFVSGGPMEAGKAVVVGGVAQAPTDLITAIAASASSEVDEEGLSAVERSACPTCGSCSGMFTANSMNCLTEALGLSLPGNGSTLATHAARRDLFSGAGRTVIELCKRWYGEDDASVLPRSIATKEAFENAMALDMAMGGSTNTVLHILAAAQEGEVDFTISDIDAIGRRVPCLSKVAPNSDYHMEDVHRAGGIPAILGELRRGGLLNTGVHSVHSPDLDSWLDEWDIRAEKPSEKALEMFHAAPGGVRTTQAFSTENRWSSLDTDASGGCIRDIEHAYTKDGGLAILRGNLAENGAVIKAAGIDEDLWHFEGPARVLESQEEAVSAILNKEIQAGDVLVIRYEGPAGGPGMQEMLHPTAFLKGSGLGKKCALITDGRFSGGSSGISVGHISPEAAGGGLIALVENGDPIVIDVHERRLELQVDPEILAERRSKMEAAERPWQPKERQRPITAALRAYARMATSADTGAVRDPNK; this is encoded by the coding sequence GTGCCGCACCTCCGTTCCCGGACCACCACCCACGGTCGCAACGCGGCGGGCGCGCGCTCGCTCTGGCGCGCGACCGGGATGACCGACAGCGACTTCGGCAAGCCGATCGTCGCGATCGCCAACTCGTACACGCAGTTCGTGCCGGGCCACGTGCACCTCAAGGACCTCGGTGAGATCGTCGCCGAGGCCGTGAAGGAAGCCGGCGGCATCGCGCGCGAGTTCCACACGATCGCCGTCGACGACGGCATCGCGATGGGGCACTCGGGCATGCTCTACTCGCTGCCCTCGCGCGAGATCATCGCGGACTCCGTGGAGTACATGGTCAACGCGCACCAGGCCGACGCGCTCGTGTGCATCTCCAACTGCGACAAGATCACGCCGGGCATGCTCAACGCCGCCATGCGGCTCAACATCCCGACCGTGTTCGTGTCCGGTGGCCCTATGGAGGCCGGCAAGGCCGTGGTCGTGGGCGGGGTCGCGCAGGCGCCGACCGACCTGATCACCGCGATCGCCGCGTCGGCGAGCAGCGAGGTGGACGAGGAGGGCCTGTCCGCCGTCGAGCGTTCGGCGTGCCCGACCTGCGGTTCGTGCTCCGGCATGTTCACCGCGAACTCGATGAACTGCCTCACCGAGGCGCTGGGCCTGTCGCTGCCCGGCAACGGGTCCACGCTGGCCACGCACGCCGCGCGCCGCGACCTGTTCTCGGGCGCCGGCCGGACAGTCATCGAGCTGTGCAAGCGCTGGTACGGCGAGGACGACGCCTCGGTGTTGCCGCGCTCGATCGCCACCAAGGAGGCGTTCGAGAACGCGATGGCGCTCGACATGGCCATGGGCGGCTCGACCAACACGGTGCTGCACATCCTCGCCGCCGCCCAGGAGGGCGAGGTCGACTTCACGATCTCCGACATCGACGCGATCGGCCGCCGCGTGCCGTGCCTGTCGAAGGTGGCGCCTAACTCCGACTACCACATGGAAGACGTCCACCGGGCCGGCGGCATCCCCGCCATCCTCGGCGAGCTCCGGCGTGGCGGACTGCTGAACACCGGCGTCCACTCGGTCCACTCGCCCGACCTCGACTCGTGGCTGGACGAGTGGGACATCCGCGCGGAGAAGCCGTCGGAGAAGGCGCTCGAAATGTTCCACGCGGCGCCGGGTGGCGTGCGCACCACGCAGGCGTTCTCCACGGAGAACCGGTGGTCCTCGCTCGACACCGACGCCTCGGGTGGTTGCATCCGCGACATCGAGCACGCGTACACGAAGGACGGCGGCCTCGCGATCCTGCGCGGCAACCTCGCCGAGAACGGCGCGGTGATCAAGGCCGCCGGCATCGACGAGGACCTGTGGCACTTCGAAGGCCCGGCCCGCGTGCTCGAAAGCCAGGAAGAGGCCGTGTCGGCGATCCTCAACAAGGAGATCCAGGCCGGCGACGTGCTGGTGATCCGCTACGAGGGACCCGCGGGCGGGCCGGGCATGCAGGAGATGCTGCACCCGACGGCGTTCCTCAAGGGCTCCGGCCTCGGCAAGAAGTGCGCGCTGATCACCGACGGGCGCTTCTCCGGCGGTTCGTCGGGCATCTCCGTCGGCCACATCTCGCCGGAGGCGGCCGGCGGCGGCCTGATCGCCTTGGTGGAGAACGGCGACCCGATCGTCATCGACGTCCACGAGCGGCGCCTCGAGCTGCAGGTCGACCCGGAGATCCTGGCCGAGCGGCGGTCCAAGATGGAGGCGGCCGAGCGGCCGTGGCAGCCGAAGGAGCGCCAGCGCCCGATCACCGCGGCGCTGCGGGCCTACGCGCGGATGGCGACGTCGGCCGACACCGGTGCGGTGCGCGACCCGAACAAGTGA
- a CDS encoding PH domain-containing protein, translating into MAEEKQDKRADEGRKAVFKIPNTAYMAIALLTVCVTPIALGEINGLQWLYIFPVALFVFVLRTRTVATRAGLEVRTVFGKRDLPWSALKGLAITDRARVRAVLGDDTQITLPTVRTRHLPVLSLVSEGKIKDPSGVLSEDDLKPGATEKTTEKTTAATAEQAAAKRTEETAEKDAPEPAGEAVEQAPDAAPAETGGDKAKPGE; encoded by the coding sequence GTGGCCGAAGAAAAGCAGGACAAACGCGCGGACGAGGGCCGGAAGGCCGTGTTCAAGATCCCCAACACGGCGTACATGGCGATCGCGCTCCTGACCGTGTGTGTGACACCTATCGCACTCGGGGAGATCAACGGGCTGCAGTGGCTCTACATCTTCCCGGTGGCGCTCTTCGTGTTCGTGCTGCGCACGCGGACGGTCGCCACGCGGGCGGGTCTCGAAGTGCGGACGGTGTTCGGCAAGCGCGACCTGCCGTGGTCGGCGCTGAAGGGCCTCGCCATCACCGACCGGGCGCGCGTACGGGCCGTGCTGGGCGACGACACCCAGATCACGCTGCCCACCGTGCGGACGCGCCACCTCCCGGTGCTGTCCCTCGTGAGCGAAGGGAAGATCAAGGACCCCTCCGGTGTGCTGAGCGAGGACGACCTCAAGCCCGGCGCCACCGAGAAGACAACCGAGAAGACCACGGCGGCGACCGCCGAGCAGGCCGCCGCGAAGAGGACCGAAGAAACCGCTGAAAAAGACGCGCCGGAACCCGCCGGCGAAGCCGTCGAGCAGGCCCCCGATGCCGCGCCCGCGGAGACCGGCGGGGATAAAGCCAAACCCGGTGAGTAG
- a CDS encoding amino acid-binding protein, with amino-acid sequence MSFLLRVQLPDSPGTLGAVATALGTVGADILSVDVVERGGGVAVDDLVVELPSGRLPDALITAAESIEGVEVDAVRPYAGILDTHRELELVEEIAAQPKSGLDLLAEGVPKIIRAGWAVVVAHTDSGYRRLASSSAAPENPFDDLPWLPLERATVLDGEEDWIPETWKELGTELAATPLGKPGKALLVARPGGPNFRAAEVARLAHFAGIVAVVLDG; translated from the coding sequence GTGTCGTTCCTGCTGCGGGTCCAGCTTCCGGACTCCCCCGGCACCCTCGGCGCCGTCGCGACGGCACTCGGCACGGTGGGCGCCGACATCCTCAGCGTCGACGTCGTCGAGCGCGGAGGCGGGGTCGCCGTCGACGACCTCGTGGTGGAACTCCCGTCCGGGCGCCTGCCCGACGCCCTGATCACCGCGGCCGAAAGCATCGAAGGCGTCGAGGTCGACGCGGTGCGGCCCTACGCCGGGATCCTGGACACGCACCGCGAGCTGGAGCTGGTGGAGGAGATCGCCGCCCAGCCGAAGTCCGGGCTGGACCTGCTGGCCGAAGGTGTGCCGAAAATCATCCGTGCGGGCTGGGCCGTCGTGGTCGCCCACACCGACTCGGGCTACCGCCGGCTGGCCTCGTCCAGCGCCGCGCCGGAGAACCCGTTCGACGACCTGCCCTGGCTGCCGCTTGAGCGCGCCACGGTGCTGGACGGCGAAGAGGACTGGATCCCGGAGACGTGGAAGGAGCTCGGCACGGAGCTCGCGGCCACGCCGCTGGGCAAGCCGGGCAAGGCCCTGCTCGTCGCCCGCCCGGGCGGCCCCAACTTCCGAGCCGCCGAGGTCGCCCGTCTGGCCCACTTCGCCGGCATCGTCGCCGTCGTGCTCGACGGCTGA
- a CDS encoding sorbosone dehydrogenase family protein, with product MRTRYRWSAPLALLACGGLLLSGCARFDDTAAGQSFSPAPVPSPESPPQVQDPNDPSGDGQSPSQRGPQQSPTTIPPPQGCKDFDKAVIATCLDTVAAVAGLPGDGAMPAALAGERKSGRVLLATAGRDATPFEQLDVVATGDGGLTSLALSPSYVEDQLVFAYITTPTDNRVVRFAKGQPPKPVLTGIPKGATGNRGALLSDGKGALLVATGDAGNPAAAADPKSLAGKVLRIDTSGAPATGNPTAGSAVYASGLHNPGGLCASSDGKRVWVADQPGGPDALYRVQVGQALSTPAWTWPDKPGVLGCADFSDSNGILAVASSVGLQNLPVTPDGAVTGKPTVSLDGKGKPPITYGRLAGMSMISPQLAVAGTTNKDGGKTVSSDDRVVLITVTETGGGLGKD from the coding sequence ATGCGTACCCGGTACCGGTGGTCGGCGCCGCTGGCCCTCCTCGCTTGCGGCGGCCTGCTGCTCTCGGGCTGCGCGCGGTTCGACGACACCGCGGCCGGCCAGAGCTTCAGCCCCGCACCGGTGCCGAGCCCCGAGTCGCCGCCGCAGGTCCAGGACCCCAACGATCCGTCGGGCGACGGGCAGAGCCCCAGCCAGCGTGGCCCGCAGCAGTCGCCCACGACGATCCCGCCGCCGCAGGGGTGCAAGGACTTCGACAAGGCCGTGATCGCGACGTGCCTCGACACGGTCGCGGCCGTCGCCGGTCTGCCCGGTGACGGTGCGATGCCGGCGGCACTGGCGGGCGAACGGAAATCGGGCCGCGTGCTGCTCGCCACCGCGGGCCGCGACGCGACGCCGTTCGAGCAACTGGACGTGGTGGCCACGGGTGACGGCGGACTGACGTCGCTGGCGCTCTCGCCGAGCTACGTCGAGGACCAGCTGGTGTTCGCGTACATCACGACGCCCACGGACAACCGCGTGGTGCGCTTCGCCAAGGGGCAACCGCCGAAGCCCGTGCTCACCGGCATCCCGAAGGGCGCGACCGGCAACCGCGGCGCCCTGCTGAGCGACGGCAAGGGTGCGTTGCTGGTGGCGACCGGCGACGCGGGCAACCCCGCGGCGGCGGCGGACCCGAAGTCGTTGGCGGGCAAGGTGCTCCGGATCGACACGTCCGGCGCGCCGGCCACCGGCAACCCCACGGCGGGTTCGGCCGTGTACGCCTCGGGCCTGCACAACCCGGGCGGGCTGTGCGCTTCGTCCGACGGCAAGCGGGTGTGGGTGGCCGACCAGCCCGGCGGCCCGGACGCGCTCTACCGCGTGCAGGTGGGCCAGGCTCTGTCGACGCCCGCGTGGACCTGGCCGGACAAGCCGGGAGTCCTCGGCTGCGCCGACTTCTCCGACTCGAACGGCATCCTGGCCGTCGCGTCGTCCGTCGGCCTGCAGAACCTCCCGGTCACCCCGGACGGCGCGGTGACCGGCAAACCCACCGTCAGCCTCGACGGCAAGGGCAAACCGCCGATCACGTACGGACGTCTGGCGGGGATGAGCATGATCAGCCCGCAGCTGGCCGTCGCCGGCACGACCAACAAGGACGGCGGGAAAACGGTGTCCAGCGACGACCGCGTCGTGCTGATCACGGTCACCGAAACCGGCGGCGGGCTCGGCAAGGACTGA
- a CDS encoding GNAT family N-acetyltransferase — MGDVEIRPPRPEEFAVVGDLTVEAYRADGLLAEDVGYEKELRDVAHRAEHAELLVAVADGSLAGTVAIVHPGTHYAEISRDGELEFRMLAVSSAARGRGIGEALTRAVLTRGRALGLRRVVLSSLDRMRTAHRLYERIGFRRLPARDWRPFPTVTLIAYEYDL, encoded by the coding sequence ATGGGTGACGTCGAGATCCGCCCGCCGCGCCCGGAGGAGTTCGCGGTGGTCGGGGACCTCACCGTCGAGGCCTACCGGGCCGACGGCCTGCTTGCCGAGGACGTCGGCTACGAGAAGGAACTCCGCGACGTGGCCCATCGGGCCGAACACGCCGAACTCCTCGTCGCGGTGGCGGACGGCTCGCTCGCCGGCACCGTCGCCATCGTCCATCCCGGCACGCACTACGCCGAGATCTCCCGCGACGGCGAACTCGAGTTCCGCATGCTCGCCGTTTCCTCGGCCGCCCGCGGCCGCGGCATCGGCGAGGCCCTCACCCGCGCCGTGCTGACGCGCGGCCGCGCCCTTGGCCTCCGCCGTGTCGTCCTGAGCAGCCTCGACCGCATGCGCACGGCCCACCGACTCTATGAACGGATCGGGTTCCGCCGCCTGCCCGCCCGCGACTGGCGCCCGTTCCCGACCGTCACGCTCATCGCCTACGAATACGACCTGTAG
- the gatC gene encoding Asp-tRNA(Asn)/Glu-tRNA(Gln) amidotransferase subunit GatC: MPNISRDEVAHLAKLARLAVTDDELDVFAGQLDQILDSVAKVSEVAAADVPPTSHAVPLTNVFREDEVRPCLTQQQALAGAPAAEEGRFRVPRILGEEQ; the protein is encoded by the coding sequence GTGCCCAACATTTCCCGAGACGAGGTCGCGCACCTCGCCAAGCTGGCCAGGCTGGCCGTCACCGACGACGAGCTGGACGTCTTCGCGGGCCAGCTGGACCAGATCCTGGACTCGGTGGCGAAGGTGAGCGAGGTCGCGGCGGCGGACGTCCCGCCGACCTCGCACGCCGTGCCGCTGACGAACGTCTTCCGCGAGGACGAAGTGCGCCCCTGCCTGACGCAGCAGCAGGCACTGGCCGGCGCGCCGGCCGCCGAGGAGGGCCGCTTCCGGGTGCCGCGGATTCTGGGAGAAGAACAGTGA
- the gatB gene encoding Asp-tRNA(Asn)/Glu-tRNA(Gln) amidotransferase subunit GatB yields MTAVAELMDYAAVVERFDPVLGLEVHVELNTKTKMFCGCVNEFGGEPNTKTCPTCLGLPGALPVVNGKAVEGAIRIGLALNCEIAEWCRFARKNYFYPDMPKNFQTSQYDEPIAFNGYLDVTLDDGEVVRVEIERAHMEEDTGKSLHVGGATGRIHGAEHSLLDYNRAGVPLIEIVTKPITGTGERAPEVARAYVTALRDLLRALEVSDVRMDQGSLRCDANVSLMAKDATEFGTRTETKNVNSLRSVERAVRYEMTRQAAILAGGGSIKQETRHFQEADGTTSAGRTKETAEDYRYFPEPDLVPIAPSREWVEQLRKTMPEMPAERRKRIQTEWNLSDEALRDLLNVGAVDLVAATVEAGAKPDEARGWWVNTLAQEANAREVELAELAITPAQVAEVIGLVSSGELTNKLAKEVVQGVLAGEGSPREVVDKRGLKVVSDDSALLAAVDEALAAQPDVADKIRGGKVAAAGAIVGAVMKATKGQADAKRVRELIIERVGS; encoded by the coding sequence GTGACTGCCGTGGCCGAGTTGATGGACTACGCCGCCGTCGTCGAGCGGTTCGACCCGGTCCTCGGGCTCGAGGTCCACGTCGAGCTCAACACGAAGACGAAGATGTTCTGCGGCTGCGTCAACGAGTTCGGCGGCGAGCCGAACACGAAGACGTGCCCGACGTGCCTGGGCCTGCCGGGTGCGCTGCCGGTGGTGAACGGCAAGGCCGTGGAGGGCGCGATCCGCATCGGGCTCGCGCTCAACTGCGAGATTGCCGAGTGGTGCCGGTTCGCCCGGAAGAACTACTTCTACCCGGACATGCCGAAGAACTTCCAGACGTCGCAGTACGACGAGCCGATCGCCTTCAACGGCTACCTCGACGTGACGCTCGACGACGGCGAGGTCGTGCGCGTGGAGATCGAGCGCGCGCACATGGAGGAGGACACCGGCAAGTCGCTCCATGTCGGGGGCGCGACCGGCCGCATTCATGGCGCGGAGCACTCGCTGCTCGACTACAACCGCGCCGGTGTGCCGCTGATCGAGATCGTCACCAAACCCATCACCGGCACGGGTGAGCGCGCGCCCGAGGTGGCGCGGGCGTACGTCACGGCGCTGCGCGACCTGCTGCGCGCGCTCGAGGTGTCCGACGTCCGCATGGACCAGGGCTCGCTGCGCTGCGACGCGAACGTTTCGCTGATGGCCAAGGACGCCACGGAGTTCGGCACGCGCACGGAGACGAAGAACGTCAACTCGCTGCGTAGCGTCGAGCGCGCCGTGCGGTACGAGATGACCCGCCAGGCCGCGATCCTCGCCGGCGGCGGCTCGATCAAGCAGGAGACGCGCCACTTCCAGGAGGCGGACGGCACGACCTCGGCCGGCCGCACGAAGGAAACCGCGGAGGACTACCGCTACTTCCCGGAGCCCGACCTGGTGCCGATCGCGCCGTCGCGCGAGTGGGTCGAGCAGCTGCGCAAGACGATGCCGGAGATGCCGGCCGAGCGGCGCAAGCGGATCCAGACCGAGTGGAACCTGTCCGACGAGGCGCTGCGCGACCTGCTGAACGTGGGCGCCGTCGACCTGGTCGCGGCCACGGTCGAGGCCGGCGCGAAGCCCGACGAGGCGCGCGGCTGGTGGGTCAACACGCTCGCGCAGGAGGCCAACGCGCGCGAAGTCGAGCTCGCGGAGCTGGCGATCACGCCGGCGCAGGTGGCCGAGGTGATCGGTCTCGTGTCCTCGGGTGAGCTGACGAACAAGCTCGCCAAGGAGGTCGTGCAGGGCGTGCTCGCGGGCGAGGGTTCGCCGCGCGAGGTCGTGGACAAGCGTGGTCTGAAGGTCGTGTCCGACGACTCGGCGCTGCTGGCCGCCGTCGACGAAGCCCTGGCCGCCCAGCCGGACGTCGCCGACAAGATCCGCGGCGGCAAGGTCGCCGCGGCGGGCGCGATCGTCGGCGCGGTCATGAAGGCCACCAAGGGCCAGGCCGACGCCAAGCGCGTGCGCGAGCTGATCATCGAGCGCGTCGGTTCCTGA
- the gatA gene encoding Asp-tRNA(Asn)/Glu-tRNA(Gln) amidotransferase subunit GatA has translation MSELVKLTAAELAGKIHAREVSAVEVTQAHLDRIAEVDTHVHAFLHIDTEGALGAAKAVDEQLAAGEQPASALAGVPLALKDVLTTEGIPTTCGSRTLEGWLPPYDATVTRRLREAGVVILGKTNMDEFAMGSSTENSAFGPTHNPWDHARIPGGSGGGSSASIAAFEAPLAIGTDTGGSIRQPGAVTGTVGVKPTYGGVSRYGLVAFSSSLDQAGPCARTVLDAALLHEVIAGHDVMDSTSIDAPVPPVVAAARQGAGGDLKGVRIGVVKEFGGDGYQGGVLRSFQAAVEQLRALGAEVVEVSCPHFVYALPAYYLIAPSEASSNLARFDAMRYGLRVADDGTHSAEEVMSLTREKGFGAEVKRRIMLGTYALSSGYYDAYYGSAQKVRTLIKRDFDRAFEQVDVLVSPTTPTTAFKIGERVDDPMAMYLADLCTIPSNLAGNAAMSVPSGLSDEDGLPVGLQIMAPALADDRLYRVGAAYEAARDAAAGGSLVHKVPELGGTK, from the coding sequence GTGAGTGAACTCGTCAAGCTGACCGCCGCCGAGCTGGCGGGCAAGATCCACGCGCGTGAGGTCTCCGCGGTCGAGGTCACCCAGGCCCATCTGGACCGGATCGCCGAGGTCGACACCCACGTGCACGCGTTCCTGCACATCGACACCGAAGGCGCGCTGGGCGCGGCCAAGGCCGTCGACGAGCAGCTGGCCGCGGGGGAGCAGCCGGCCTCCGCGCTGGCTGGCGTGCCGCTGGCGCTCAAGGACGTGCTGACCACCGAGGGCATCCCCACCACGTGCGGCTCGCGCACACTGGAGGGCTGGCTCCCGCCCTACGACGCGACGGTCACGCGCCGGCTGCGCGAAGCCGGCGTCGTCATCCTCGGCAAGACGAACATGGACGAGTTCGCCATGGGGTCGTCCACCGAGAACTCCGCCTTCGGTCCCACGCACAACCCGTGGGACCACGCCCGCATCCCCGGCGGTTCGGGCGGTGGCTCGTCGGCGTCGATCGCCGCGTTCGAGGCGCCGCTGGCCATCGGCACGGACACCGGCGGCTCGATCCGCCAGCCCGGCGCCGTCACCGGCACGGTCGGCGTGAAGCCCACGTACGGCGGTGTTTCGCGCTACGGCCTCGTCGCCTTCTCGTCGTCGCTCGACCAGGCCGGGCCGTGCGCGCGGACGGTCCTCGACGCTGCCCTGCTGCACGAGGTCATCGCCGGCCACGACGTGATGGACTCGACGTCCATCGACGCGCCGGTGCCGCCCGTCGTCGCCGCGGCCCGCCAGGGCGCCGGGGGCGACCTCAAGGGCGTCCGCATCGGTGTGGTGAAGGAATTCGGTGGCGACGGCTACCAGGGCGGCGTGCTGCGCTCGTTCCAGGCCGCCGTCGAGCAGCTGCGCGCGCTGGGCGCCGAGGTCGTCGAGGTCTCGTGCCCGCACTTCGTGTACGCGCTGCCCGCGTACTACCTGATCGCGCCGAGCGAGGCGTCGTCGAACCTCGCGCGGTTCGACGCGATGCGCTATGGCCTGCGCGTGGCCGACGACGGCACGCACAGCGCCGAAGAGGTCATGTCGCTCACGCGCGAAAAGGGCTTCGGCGCCGAGGTGAAGCGCCGGATCATGCTGGGCACGTACGCGCTTTCGTCGGGCTACTACGACGCCTACTACGGCTCGGCGCAGAAGGTGCGCACGCTCATCAAACGCGACTTCGACCGCGCCTTCGAGCAGGTCGACGTGCTGGTGTCGCCGACGACGCCGACCACGGCGTTCAAGATCGGCGAGCGCGTGGACGACCCGATGGCGATGTACCTCGCCGACCTCTGCACCATCCCGTCGAACCTCGCGGGCAACGCCGCGATGAGCGTCCCGAGTGGACTGTCCGACGAGGACGGACTGCCGGTCGGCCTGCAGATCATGGCCCCGGCGCTCGCCGACGACCGGCTCTACCGCGTCGGTGCCGCCTATGAGGCCGCGCGCGACGCCGCCGCCGGCGGGTCGCTCGTGCACAAGGTCCCGGAGCTGGGAGGAACGAAGTGA
- a CDS encoding DoxX family protein — MTSQGDDYQTSLLSGVDDSGGDDDEVRQGGLGFGLLILRVGLAAIVGAHGLQHLFGAFGGPGITGFAQVLETFGYHKQTTLLSWITGIVEVGGSALLLVGLFTPLAAAGILGVAANAVYAKFHGGFFVGDGRGWEFELLIGIVALALIFTGAGRISLEKNTPWRKRPLPLGIVSLLLAAAASVVVIVLAR; from the coding sequence GTGACCAGTCAAGGGGACGACTACCAGACCAGCCTGCTGTCCGGGGTCGACGACTCCGGTGGCGACGACGACGAAGTGCGCCAGGGCGGGCTCGGCTTCGGCCTCCTGATCCTGCGCGTCGGCCTGGCCGCGATCGTGGGAGCGCACGGCCTGCAGCACCTCTTCGGCGCGTTCGGCGGACCCGGCATCACGGGTTTCGCCCAGGTGCTCGAGACGTTCGGCTACCACAAGCAGACGACGCTGCTGTCCTGGATCACCGGCATCGTCGAGGTCGGCGGCAGCGCGCTGCTGCTCGTCGGCCTGTTCACGCCGCTCGCGGCCGCCGGGATCCTCGGCGTGGCCGCGAACGCCGTCTACGCCAAGTTCCACGGCGGCTTCTTCGTGGGTGACGGGCGCGGCTGGGAGTTCGAGCTGCTCATCGGCATCGTCGCTCTCGCCCTGATCTTCACCGGCGCCGGCCGCATCTCGCTGGAGAAGAACACGCCGTGGCGCAAGCGGCCGCTGCCGCTCGGCATCGTCTCGCTGCTGCTGGCCGCGGCGGCGTCCGTGGTCGTCATCGTCCTCGCTCGCTGA
- a CDS encoding 2-hydroxyacid dehydrogenase has product MTLTVLVPDDEGVAALSELPAVQPVRYQWGDPVPPEAAKAEVLIPGRHPAGDELWRELPNLKLVQLLSAGAEDWVGKLPDGVLLSTCRGAHGGSTAEWVVAVLLSMYRKLDAFSTAQKDQSWRKLPAETLQGQRALIVGAGDLGRQLRRRLEPFDVRCTMVGMSARDGVHGVAELPRLLPDHDIVVLMVPLTSSTRGMVDAEFLAAMPEGAVLVNAARGPVVRTGALLAELTAGRLRAALDVTDPEPLPADHPLWTAPGLLLTPHVGGAVAGVRKRSYAVAAAEIARYAGGELPDNLVHGEY; this is encoded by the coding sequence ATGACGCTGACTGTGCTGGTCCCCGACGACGAGGGCGTCGCCGCGCTCTCGGAGCTCCCCGCGGTGCAGCCCGTGCGCTACCAGTGGGGCGACCCGGTGCCGCCGGAGGCCGCCAAGGCGGAGGTCCTCATCCCCGGCCGCCACCCCGCGGGCGACGAGCTGTGGCGCGAACTGCCCAACCTCAAGCTCGTGCAGCTGCTGTCGGCCGGCGCCGAGGACTGGGTCGGCAAGCTCCCCGACGGCGTCCTGCTCTCCACGTGCCGCGGCGCGCACGGCGGCAGCACCGCCGAGTGGGTCGTCGCGGTGCTGCTGTCGATGTACCGCAAGCTCGACGCCTTCTCGACCGCCCAGAAGGACCAGAGCTGGCGCAAGCTCCCCGCCGAAACCCTGCAGGGGCAGCGCGCGCTCATCGTCGGCGCCGGTGACCTCGGCCGGCAGCTGCGGCGGCGCCTCGAACCGTTCGACGTCCGCTGCACCATGGTCGGCATGTCCGCGCGCGACGGCGTGCACGGCGTCGCGGAACTGCCTCGACTCCTGCCCGACCACGACATCGTCGTGCTCATGGTGCCGCTCACCTCGAGCACGCGCGGCATGGTCGACGCCGAGTTCCTCGCCGCGATGCCCGAAGGCGCCGTCCTCGTGAACGCCGCCAGGGGCCCGGTCGTGCGCACCGGCGCGTTGCTGGCCGAGCTCACCGCCGGCCGCCTGCGCGCCGCGCTCGACGTCACCGACCCCGAACCGCTGCCTGCCGACCACCCGCTCTGGACCGCGCCCGGTCTGCTGCTCACGCCCCACGTCGGCGGCGCCGTCGCCGGGGTCCGCAAGCGCTCGTACGCCGTCGCGGCGGCCGAGATCGCGCGCTACGCGGGCGGCGAACTGCCCGACAACCTCGTGCACGGCGAATACTGA